TTCACGAAGAATACGGATCTTTTGATTGCGTTTGGTTTGCTGTCGGTTTTGGCAGTGATGATCATTCCATTACCTCCGTTTCTTCTCGACATTTCTTTGACTTTCTCTTTGGCGATCAGTGTTTTAATTTTGCTGGTCAGTATCTACACTGACAGAGCTTTAGATTTCACATCTTTCCCGTCACTTCTTCTGATGACGACGTTGTTCCGCTTGTCTTTGAACGTGGCAACAACACGTTTGATCCTGACGCATGGACATGAAGGTGAAAAGGCGGCCGGGGACGTCATTGCGTCCTTTGCGAATTTCGTAGTCGGCGGAAATTATGTCATCGGTTTCGTGATGTTCATCATCTTGATGGTCATCAATTTCATGGTTATCACTAAAGGTTCGGGCCGCGTGGCGGAAGTTGCAGCTCGTTTCACTTTGGATGCGATGCCTGGTAAGCAAATGTCCATTGATGCGGAGTTGAACTCCGGTCACATCACCGAAGCAGAGGCGCGCAAACGCCGTAAGCAAATCGAAGGTGAAGCGGATTTCTACGGCGCGATGGACGGTGCCTCTAAGTTCGTACGTGGTGACGCTATCGCCGGTATCATTATCACAATGATCAACATCCTGGGCGGTTTGGCTATCGGTGTGATTCAAAAAGGTCTTGATGTCGGGACCGCTGCAAAATACTACACAATGTTAACGATCGGTGACGGTCTTCTTGCGCAGATTCCTGCTCTTGTGATCTCAACTGCAGCCGGTATCATCGTGACAAGAACTTCGAATTCCGACAAAGACGTGGGTGAAGAAGTTACGGGACAACTTTTCGTCAAACCTCGCGCGGTCATGATTTCAGGTGGCGTTTTGGTTTTGATGGGCTTGGTTCCGGGGCTTCCGACAATTCCGTTCTTGGTGATGGGATCTCTTTTGTGCGGAACAGCTTGGATCATCCGAAAATCACGTGAAGAAAGAGCTGAAAGCGAAAAGAAGCAATCCGAAGCGGCACTCAACGTTCCGAAAAAAGAAAACATCGAAACAATGTTGCCACTCGATATGGTCGAACTCGAAGTGGGTTATGGCCTGATCAATATCGTGGAGTCGGATCAAAGTGGCGACTTGCTTGAGCGTATCGTCAGTATCCGCAAGCAGTTTGCTTTGGATCTGGGAATCGTCGTTCCAAGTATTCATATTCGCGACAACTTGCAATTGGCTCCAGGCGAATACCGCGTTCTGCTCAAAGGAAACAGAGTGGGTGGTGGTACTCTTCGTCCAGAATCTATGCTTGCAATGGATCCGGGCAATGTCGCGGAAAGAATCGAAGGTATTCCGACGAAAGAACCCGCTTTCGGTTTGGATGCATTGTGGATTTCTCCTGCCCGCAAGGAAGACGCCGAGATCGCTGGTTACACGGTGGTG
This region of Bdellovibrio sp. 22V genomic DNA includes:
- the flhA gene encoding flagellar biosynthesis protein FlhA, producing MDQFFQFMKRFEKFTKNTDLLIAFGLLSVLAVMIIPLPPFLLDISLTFSLAISVLILLVSIYTDRALDFTSFPSLLLMTTLFRLSLNVATTRLILTHGHEGEKAAGDVIASFANFVVGGNYVIGFVMFIILMVINFMVITKGSGRVAEVAARFTLDAMPGKQMSIDAELNSGHITEAEARKRRKQIEGEADFYGAMDGASKFVRGDAIAGIIITMINILGGLAIGVIQKGLDVGTAAKYYTMLTIGDGLLAQIPALVISTAAGIIVTRTSNSDKDVGEEVTGQLFVKPRAVMISGGVLVLMGLVPGLPTIPFLVMGSLLCGTAWIIRKSREERAESEKKQSEAALNVPKKENIETMLPLDMVELEVGYGLINIVESDQSGDLLERIVSIRKQFALDLGIVVPSIHIRDNLQLAPGEYRVLLKGNRVGGGTLRPESMLAMDPGNVAERIEGIPTKEPAFGLDALWISPARKEDAEIAGYTVVDLPTVMATHLTEIIRTHAHELLGRQEASTLIENFKKSHPKVVEELVPDLLPLGSVVRVLQNLLKEQVSIRNLLTIFETLADEAPRTKDIEVLTEQVRRALARGITAKYTTEMGNIPVMTLHPHIEELIANSLLQTEQGVQLVMDPTTAHRLINEIARTVEGHPEVASQPILLTSPTSRRHLYKLTSRFIPQLVVLSHNELTSDADVQSVALVEMSHAG